GCCGGAGTCGTCAGCTCAATAATTGAGTGATTAACGGTCTTTCCAGGAGAAGGGGGAGTAATCTCCCTTCCCTGTTAACAGAAGGAGGGAACATTTAGGCATGGCCAAGCAAAAAATCAGGATTCGCTTGAAGGCTTACGATCATAAACTGCTTGACTTGTCGGCCAAGAAGATTGTCGAAGCTGTAAAGCTCACCAATGCCAAGGTATCGGGTCCGGTGCCATTGCCAACGGAGAGGACGCTCTACACTGTTCTAACTTCGCCACACAAGTTCAAGGATGCAAGAGAGCAGTTTGAGAAACTTGTTCATAAGAGGTTGATTGAGATATTCGATCCTACGCCAAAGACGATAGATTCTCTTATGAAAGTCGACCTCCCCGCAGGTGTAGACGTGGAGATTAAACTGTAAAGAGACTTCGGAGGTGTGAAAGATGAAAGGTATATTGGGTAGAAAACTCGGTATGACAACTATATACAAAGATGGAAAAGCCTTCGGGGTTACCGTAGTGAAAGCCGGTCCATGTACAGTAGTACAGAAAAAGACGAGTGAAGGTGGCGAATACGA
The Mesotoga sp. UBA6090 DNA segment above includes these coding regions:
- the rpsJ gene encoding 30S ribosomal protein S10, with protein sequence MAKQKIRIRLKAYDHKLLDLSAKKIVEAVKLTNAKVSGPVPLPTERTLYTVLTSPHKFKDAREQFEKLVHKRLIEIFDPTPKTIDSLMKVDLPAGVDVEIKL